The DNA window TATATCCGGTTGATACCGATGATTACGAAGAGTTGCGCAATTCGATGGAAAAACTCCAATTGAACGATGCATCGCTCGTATTTGAACCTGAGTCAAGTGCGGCCTTGGGATTTGGGTTTCGTTGCGGATTTTTGGGTATGTTGCACATGGAGATTATTCAGGAGCGACTCGAGCGCGAGTTTAATATGACTGTAATAACTACAGTGCCAAACGTGTCATACAATGCGTTTCTTACCAATGGCGAATCGTTTGTAGTAAATAATCCTTCGGATATGCCCGACCCAGCCAAACTTGATCACATTGAAGAACCGTTTATTAAGGCTACAATCATTACCAAATCAGAATTTACTGGTTCAATTATGAGCCTATGCATCAATAAGCGTGGTCAGATTATTAATCAAACCTACCTCACCACCGACCGTGTGGAGTTAATATTCAATATGCCATTAGCTGAAATTGTATTTGATTTTTATGATAAATTAAAAACCATTTCAAAAGGATATGCCTCTTTCGACTATCATCCTATTGGATATCAAACATCCGAATTAGTGCGATTAGACATACGCTTAAATGGCGAGCCGGTAGATGCCTTGTCAGCACTTATACATCGTGACAATGCTTTCAACTTTGGCAAAAAAATATGCGAAAAACTTAAAGAGTTAATCACACGCCAGCAATTTGAAATTGCCATACAAGCCTCTATTGGTGCCAAAATTATTGCTCGCGAAACCGTAAAAGCTTTGCGCAAGGATGTTACTGCAAAGTGTTATGGTGGAGATATTTCGCGTAAACGCAAGTTACTCGAAAAGCAAAAAGAGGGTAAGAAACGGATGCGTCAGGTAGGTAGTGTCGAAATTCCTCAGCAAGCATTTCTTGCGGTACTAAAACTTGACTAAACCACTGCAACGTTACTAGGTTCAATTATGCTTAACTAAAGTTACAACTATTTAATTATAGCAATCATATCCACATAATAATATTAACTTTGAATCTTCTTCTAACTTATGAATAAGTTAATTATATTATTTCTTGTTGGCACATTGATGAGTAAGGCAATGTGTGCTCAGTCGGCCTATGAAGAGGAAGTAGAATTGTTTCGCAAAAAATATCTGAACGACTTACTTACCGAACCTCGACAACCGATAAAACCTGAACAGGCCGCAGCTTTGCGATTTTTTCTTCCAGATGAAAATTTTAAGATTTATGCTGAGATTTTGCTACTTGACAATACAGATACCATCTACTTTACTACTGTTACGGGAGTTTTAAAAACGTATACCAAATATGCCCTTGCTGAATTTTTTATTGATACCATAGCCTGTCAGTTGACCATTTACCAAAGTCCGGCTCTTAAAATAAAACAGGGACTTGAGAATTATTTATTTCTACCATTTAATGATTTGACCAATGGAAATGAAACCTATGAAGTAGGTCGCTATATTGATTTTACTATTGAAGAGTTGGCCGAGGAAATGCTGATTATTGATTTTAATAAAGCTTACAATCCCTATTGTGCTTATAGCGATGGATTTGCATGTCCCATTCCTCCAAAAGAAAATATGTTGAATGCAAGTATTAATGCAGGAGAAAAAAAACCCAACCTGAAGCGGCACTAACAGTTTCTATTTCAGAAAAAATTTCTTTCTCAAATTTGGTGATTCAAAAATGATGAACGCTTAAACCGATAGTCATAAAGCAATAGAGCCACAGGTTGTCTGTAACCGCAACTTATCTCAAAAAGGCAAAAAAAAATTGGGCGCAAGAAGATCACAAATGGTAAATCGCTGAAGGAGCGTTACTGTTTTCATTGAAAATCTGCATGGGGAAAAAATAAATCTAAGATCTCTTTTAATCTCATTTTACTATTGAGTGCTAATGTTAGCTGACTATGTATAAAGATGAGATTAACAGCAAAGCGAAAATAGTTTAACCGCAAAGAGCGCTGAGTTTTTCGCAAAATACACAAAGTTAATACGGAAGAAATCAAGACTATGCACTTTGTGTTCTTTGCATGTAACTGCTTTGAGGTAAAAAAGCAATCGTCATTTATCATCATTATGTTTTATGCCGTTGTGTGCTGCTATTGTCTGCAAAACATGACTTGCTAATCGCAATATTCGCTCCTAGTAAATTCAACTTATAATTCTTAAACAGGCTCTAAATATTAGTGTGTATATTAGCTGCATTACTTACTATGTTTGGTTACGAAATAAAAAATAAAAATTGGCAATGGCTTACCCTTTTGGTGTTTGGTTTGATAGCCATGTTTGCCGCCAGGGAGATAATTGCAATGGTTAACTCGTTGTTTGCGTGCAGCATTAGCGAAAACTTTTGGCAACACAGCATCATATACTGTGGTAGTTTTCTTATTGCCGGTGCTATATTTCTATTCGGATATAGACTCAGCAAAAACTTGTGGTGGGCAATTGCAGTTGTTATTGGCCACCATCTTATTTGGGTCATGGTGAATGCAGTAGATTTTCCACTTACCGATGATTATGGAATGTTGTTAAGTTTTGCCGTTGATTTTATTAGAAATGCAACTACCGAGAATCGCTTAAACCTGCTATCAGGAACATATAACGAAACCCGCCCGGTATTAAATCGTTTCCTGTTTTTAAGTTATTATCATCTAAGCAGTAGTCTCAATTTTGCAACATATACTATCCTGGTTAATGTTCTATTCATGGCTATTATTCCGGTTATGTATTTTTTGGTTGATCGCAGTTTGGCATGGTTGGCAATTTTTGCAATTTTAGTTTTTACTATTTCGAGTTACGATACCTACCTGTGGGCATCCACAGCCAATTACTTGTTTTGTGTCTTGTTTGCAACGATGGCCATCTTGTTCGCAACAAAAAATAAAACCATTCACTTTGTATTATCATTAGTTGCTGGTGCGGCATGTTTGTTATCATTTGGTAATGGTATTCTCCTGTTTCCATTATTAATTTTATTTTTTTTATTAAATAAAAAATATGTGCGTGCGGCAACAACTTTTCTTTTATGCGCAGTCCTTGTTGTTGCTTATTTATTCCAATATTCATACTGGCCTACACAAAATTTTTCGTTACCTACACTTTCGGGCTTCTTTTCGTATGCGGTTGTTTTTGCTGGATCTTCCTTTCAGTTTATGTATCAGTATTGGCTGCCGGCTATTGCCGGCAGCATTCTTTTAGCTGCATGCATTCATTTACTATATAAAAAAGCGTGGCTATATACGCCATTGTTTTACTTGCTTCTGTTTTTATGGGGCAGTGCATTTATTGCTGCCTTGTTCCGATCGAACATGGGATTGGCCCAGGCTTTTTCTAACAGATATATGTTTTATTCTGCCCTAATTATAGCAACTACATTGATGTGCTATCAGCATTTGTATCCATTATTATTTAAAAGGAATTTTAAAATTATTCTTATAGGCTGCATTGGCATACGCATGTTGGGTGGAATTTTTTTTTATCCCGAAGCAGCTCTACGTAAACAGCGCCTGATGGAATTGCAACGGCAATACTGCAACGGGCAACAACTACAACCCGATCAAATGATTGTACCTGGCGAAGCAACAATGATTTTAGATAAAGCGCGACAAAATAATATGTATGATTGCTGTAAATAAAAAAATAATATGAAACGAGTA is part of the Bacteroidota bacterium genome and encodes:
- a CDS encoding DUF1684 domain-containing protein yields the protein MNKLIILFLVGTLMSKAMCAQSAYEEEVELFRKKYLNDLLTEPRQPIKPEQAAALRFFLPDENFKIYAEILLLDNTDTIYFTTVTGVLKTYTKYALAEFFIDTIACQLTIYQSPALKIKQGLENYLFLPFNDLTNGNETYEVGRYIDFTIEELAEEMLIIDFNKAYNPYCAYSDGFACPIPPKENMLNASINAGEKKPNLKRH
- the lepA gene encoding elongation factor 4, yielding MEQIRNFCIIAHIDHGKSTLADRLLEYTKTIDKRQLQAQVLDDMDLERERGITIKSHAIQMDYTFEGTKYVLNLIDTPGHVDFSYEVSRSIAACEGALLIVDAAQGIQAQTISNLYLALEHDLEIIPILNKIDLESANPEEVKDQIVDLLGCKREEIIPASGKTGLGVFEILEAIIKRISAPKGNPTAPLKALIFDSVFNSFRGIIAYYRVMDGQIKKGDRVKFFATRKEYIADEIGILRLEKEPRDVVRAGDVGYIISGIKEAKEVKVGDTLTTIENPCKEAISGFEDVKPMVFAGIYPVDTDDYEELRNSMEKLQLNDASLVFEPESSAALGFGFRCGFLGMLHMEIIQERLEREFNMTVITTVPNVSYNAFLTNGESFVVNNPSDMPDPAKLDHIEEPFIKATIITKSEFTGSIMSLCINKRGQIINQTYLTTDRVELIFNMPLAEIVFDFYDKLKTISKGYASFDYHPIGYQTSELVRLDIRLNGEPVDALSALIHRDNAFNFGKKICEKLKELITRQQFEIAIQASIGAKIIARETVKALRKDVTAKCYGGDISRKRKLLEKQKEGKKRMRQVGSVEIPQQAFLAVLKLD